One window of Pectobacterium carotovorum genomic DNA carries:
- a CDS encoding helix-turn-helix transcriptional regulator encodes MIPERLKNARLRANLTQEQLGVLAGIGEETAYSRLSQYESGTHTPSFKTACAFAHALNVPESYFYTVDDDFAEALLKLYVGDTVQWQRTPNGR; translated from the coding sequence ATGATCCCTGAACGTCTTAAAAATGCGAGGTTACGGGCTAATCTGACGCAAGAGCAGCTTGGCGTATTAGCTGGCATTGGAGAAGAGACGGCCTATTCCCGTCTCTCACAGTATGAGAGTGGAACGCATACGCCGTCGTTTAAAACGGCTTGTGCTTTTGCGCACGCATTGAACGTACCGGAGAGCTATTTCTACACGGTGGACGATGACTTTGCCGAGGCGCTTCTGAAGTTGTATGTCGGTGATACCGTTCAGTGGCAACGCACACCAAATGGCAGATAA
- a CDS encoding LysR family transcriptional regulator has translation MRPALDFNTLKVFIAVVERDSFVGASKILEMPTSNVSRCISQLEDRLNLQLIERNTRHMKLTQAGHLLYTRAKPLLEALEQTETELTLRQMQLKGPLRICIPNEIGPALLGSVVADFACQHPDLEISCVTNLSGFESLRDDLDLAIIVSRGQLDDSDYIARHLVTIPCTIVAAPSIIQRYGIPSHIQQFEELPCITTVNALKGAPWQFMNKKGGFETIKVKGHYRVNSGEMAGRAAVAGVGFAILSKQACQPYIDDGRLIEIKFEQPPAPLQLFALYSDRRYLPAKTRALIDYIQQNLSNTSLAT, from the coding sequence ATGCGGCCAGCTCTTGATTTTAATACCCTGAAAGTTTTCATTGCGGTGGTTGAAAGAGACAGTTTTGTTGGGGCATCGAAAATCCTTGAAATGCCGACATCAAACGTGAGTCGTTGTATTTCTCAGTTAGAAGACAGACTGAATCTTCAGCTTATTGAGCGCAACACCCGACATATGAAACTCACCCAGGCGGGACACCTGCTCTATACCCGGGCGAAGCCATTACTGGAAGCGCTTGAGCAGACTGAAACAGAATTAACGTTGCGGCAAATGCAGCTCAAGGGGCCACTACGTATCTGTATTCCCAATGAAATAGGTCCTGCACTGCTGGGTTCTGTGGTTGCCGATTTTGCCTGCCAGCACCCGGATCTGGAAATTAGCTGTGTCACAAATTTGTCTGGTTTTGAATCCCTGCGAGACGATCTGGATTTAGCTATCATTGTGAGCCGTGGCCAACTGGATGACAGTGATTACATAGCCCGTCATCTGGTGACAATCCCTTGCACTATCGTTGCAGCCCCCTCCATCATTCAGCGTTATGGCATCCCTTCTCATATACAGCAATTTGAAGAATTACCCTGTATTACCACGGTAAATGCACTTAAAGGTGCTCCCTGGCAGTTTATGAATAAAAAGGGGGGATTCGAGACGATTAAGGTTAAAGGCCATTACAGGGTAAACAGCGGAGAGATGGCAGGACGCGCGGCGGTAGCGGGTGTTGGTTTCGCCATTCTTTCGAAACAGGCCTGCCAACCCTACATCGACGATGGACGGCTGATCGAGATTAAGTTTGAACAACCGCCAGCCCCACTTCAATTGTTCGCACTTTATTCTGACAGGCGTTATTTGCCAGCTAAAACGCGAGCACTCATTGATTACATACAGCAGAATTTGAGCAATACATCCTTAGCAACCTAA
- a CDS encoding MFS transporter has product MSLVTTTFNHKALIRIAVVMAFIQFTNALEYMMFNPVFAFMAADFVVPVSFSGYVSGMYTSGAVLSGIIAFYWIGRFNKKRFLFVNMALLGILTFLTTFTSSFSLLLALRFCAGLVGGTTMGVGISILINLAPANLRGKMLATVIASFSMVSIVGMPAILFLCAHYGWHVALWFISTLCLLALPLIVSIIPPDPLSFDTPHALPLDVNTLLFASSNALVQFSPMLIIPVLVPLMTQLLGASQDLLPWLFFAGGIAGYLSTKMTGALTSRFSALVLATGSTIVFIVSLLIPILGYPHAGLFITVFLGASYSRLVSSSALTIQFPDDRQRAGFSSLQSSIMYMITTVAFFLSAFLLPGHAIAPQNMNTLLGVCAISASGFPIMVIILKKKLAKRTLQPNHLIND; this is encoded by the coding sequence ATGTCACTGGTCACAACAACGTTTAATCATAAAGCCCTCATCCGGATAGCGGTTGTCATGGCTTTTATCCAGTTCACGAATGCACTGGAATATATGATGTTCAACCCTGTTTTTGCTTTTATGGCAGCAGACTTCGTCGTTCCCGTATCATTCTCAGGCTACGTATCCGGCATGTACACCTCCGGGGCAGTCCTCTCGGGAATTATCGCCTTTTACTGGATTGGTCGTTTCAATAAGAAACGTTTTCTCTTCGTCAATATGGCACTCCTGGGGATACTGACATTTTTGACGACATTCACCTCCAGTTTTAGTCTTCTGCTTGCATTACGATTCTGCGCAGGACTGGTAGGAGGCACAACAATGGGGGTGGGTATCAGTATATTGATAAATCTCGCACCGGCTAACTTGCGCGGAAAAATGTTGGCGACGGTCATTGCATCATTTTCGATGGTAAGCATTGTCGGAATGCCCGCGATACTATTTTTGTGTGCTCATTACGGCTGGCATGTCGCTTTGTGGTTTATCAGTACGCTGTGTTTGTTGGCATTGCCACTGATTGTTTCCATCATCCCTCCGGATCCACTCTCTTTCGACACACCCCACGCACTGCCACTCGACGTTAATACTTTGCTGTTCGCTTCCAGTAATGCGCTGGTACAATTTAGCCCGATGCTGATCATTCCTGTTCTGGTACCATTAATGACCCAACTGCTGGGCGCCTCTCAAGACCTGCTGCCATGGCTGTTTTTCGCCGGGGGCATTGCAGGATACCTGTCAACAAAAATGACAGGCGCGTTAACTTCCCGTTTCTCTGCTTTGGTTCTGGCTACAGGGTCAACCATCGTCTTTATAGTGAGTTTGCTAATACCCATTCTGGGCTATCCGCATGCGGGGTTATTTATTACTGTATTTCTCGGTGCATCATACAGTCGTCTGGTTTCCTCCTCGGCGCTGACCATTCAGTTTCCTGATGACAGGCAACGAGCGGGATTCTCTTCATTGCAGTCATCAATAATGTACATGATCACAACGGTCGCATTTTTTCTGTCAGCTTTTCTATTACCTGGGCACGCCATAGCACCACAAAATATGAACACGTTGCTGGGGGTATGTGCAATTTCCGCATCAGGGTTCCCAATCATGGTTATCATTCTGAAAAAGAAACTGGCTAAGCGTACGCTCCAACCGAATCATCTCATCAATGATTAG
- a CDS encoding retron St85 family effector protein, which produces MWFRHPKYLNARKDFIKNFSPSELNQLNYSLPKILFICGGEDKTCKNRGFLEHYIKRHHKEYLTFRAELAWEVISSNDKGKNVNALALEEWLADISDIVIILVESFGTVAELGAFSLSPSLRKKLLPILDRQFERHASFINTGPVMWINNDSKFSPTIYTDFKTILTCIPQINDRLNRQIKSSVSRNNLHGIYNYSPKVLLFFLLFVIASLGPIGEKEISNISLEIIKLRDGNKKNISFMLSLGIALGLFKKTQIDEKNYYSCVDFDKFFNHESTKKMLVKILRGRARALSDLIMIPSFKKELSKVMKNAD; this is translated from the coding sequence ATGTGGTTTAGGCATCCAAAATACCTTAACGCAAGAAAAGATTTCATTAAAAACTTCTCACCTAGCGAGCTGAATCAATTAAATTATTCGTTACCTAAAATTCTTTTCATATGTGGCGGGGAAGATAAAACCTGTAAGAATAGAGGATTTCTTGAGCATTATATAAAAAGACATCATAAAGAGTATTTAACTTTCCGAGCGGAACTTGCATGGGAAGTGATTAGCTCCAATGATAAAGGTAAAAATGTTAATGCATTAGCATTAGAAGAGTGGTTAGCTGATATTTCAGATATCGTTATTATATTAGTAGAAAGCTTTGGCACAGTAGCGGAATTAGGTGCTTTTTCTTTAAGCCCTAGCCTAAGAAAAAAATTACTTCCTATTTTGGATCGACAATTTGAAAGGCATGCATCATTTATAAACACTGGTCCAGTAATGTGGATCAACAATGACTCAAAATTTAGCCCCACAATATATACTGATTTCAAAACTATACTAACGTGTATACCACAAATTAATGATAGATTGAACAGACAAATTAAATCCTCTGTATCAAGAAACAACCTTCATGGTATATATAATTACTCACCTAAAGTTTTACTATTTTTCCTTTTGTTCGTCATTGCATCGCTTGGCCCTATAGGGGAAAAAGAAATATCTAACATTTCATTAGAGATAATAAAGTTACGCGATGGAAATAAAAAAAATATCAGTTTTATGTTATCGCTTGGGATTGCTCTAGGATTATTTAAGAAAACACAAATCGATGAAAAAAATTATTACTCTTGTGTTGATTTCGATAAGTTCTTTAATCATGAGTCCACGAAAAAAATGTTAGTTAAAATCCTTCGAGGGAGAGCCAGAGCTCTTTCTGATTTAATCATGATTCCTTCATTTAAAAAAGAACTAAGTAAGGTTATGAAAAATGCTGATTGA
- a CDS encoding IS3 family transposase (programmed frameshift), translated as MKRISPERKSGILAKLLPPYNMTVAAVAQMEGISEATLYNWRNQARSEGKPVPRAEKTTDQWSADARFAVIVETATLSEAEIAEYCRKKGLYPEQLVHWKQGFMQTENPDDKAALKQSQKENKQLKRELLRKEKALAEAAAILVLRKKLNRLLRGNRRGRLTPEGERQQFILWINEAVTSGARLAIACREVNISLRTWRRWQYFPRDRRAEAVRPVPFNRLSPEEENRIRGVCHEPEYASLPPSQIVPRLADRGIYLASESTFYRVLRRSGEVHRRGRQARQQKVSAPTTFIASGPCQVWSWDITWLPSVVRGRWFYLYMILDLYSRKITGYEVYETESGEQAAALMQRSVIREGCWRQPLVLHADNGAAMKSQTLRMKLHELNITASHSRPRVSNDNAYAESLFRTLKYVPQWPSSGFRRLEDARHWVNQFIRWYNEEHRHSGIRYVTPAERHRGEDRALLTQRDELYSQAQKAHPERWSGKTRNWQPEGPVTLNPEREKQAA; from the exons ATGAAACGTATTTCCCCTGAACGAAAATCCGGAATACTGGCAAAACTGCTGCCGCCCTACAATATGACCGTGGCTGCTGTTGCACAGATGGAAGGAATATCCGAAGCTACCCTCTATAACTGGCGAAATCAGGCTAGATCAGAGGGAAAACCCGTGCCCAGAGCAGAGAAAACAACAGACCAGTGGTCAGCAGATGCGCGCTTTGCCGTGATAGTCGAAACCGCCACACTCAGTGAGGCAGAAATCGCGGAATACTGCCGTAAGAAAGGACTCTACCCGGAGCAACTTGTTCATTGGAAACAAGGTTTTATGCAGACTGAAAATCCCGATGATAAAGCAGCCCTCAAGCAGAGTCAGAAAGAAAACAAACAGCTAAAGAGAGAACTTCTCCGTAAAGAAAAAGCCCTTGCGGAGGCGGCAGCCATACTGGTATTGCGAAAAAAGCTCA ACAGACTACTACGGGGAAACCGACGGGGACGACTGACACCTGAAGGTGAGCGACAGCAGTTTATTCTCTGGATAAATGAAGCGGTAACCTCGGGAGCGCGACTGGCCATTGCCTGCCGTGAAGTCAACATCAGCCTGCGTACCTGGCGACGCTGGCAGTACTTTCCCCGTGACCGGCGAGCTGAGGCGGTAAGACCCGTGCCGTTTAATCGGCTGAGTCCGGAGGAAGAAAACCGGATACGGGGTGTCTGTCATGAACCGGAATATGCCAGCCTTCCCCCCTCACAAATCGTGCCGCGTCTGGCCGACAGGGGTATTTACCTGGCCAGTGAGTCAACATTCTATCGGGTGTTGCGTCGCTCAGGTGAAGTCCATCGCAGAGGACGTCAGGCACGGCAGCAGAAGGTATCAGCACCGACAACCTTTATAGCGTCTGGGCCTTGTCAGGTGTGGTCGTGGGACATCACCTGGCTACCCTCTGTAGTGCGTGGTCGCTGGTTTTATCTGTATATGATACTCGACCTGTACAGCCGAAAAATCACCGGTTATGAGGTGTATGAGACGGAAAGTGGTGAACAGGCAGCGGCACTGATGCAACGTAGCGTGATACGGGAAGGCTGCTGGCGTCAGCCCCTGGTGTTACATGCTGATAATGGTGCGGCGATGAAATCGCAGACGCTGCGGATGAAACTACATGAACTGAATATCACAGCGTCTCACAGCAGACCGCGAGTCAGTAATGATAATGCGTATGCAGAGTCGCTGTTCCGGACGCTGAAATATGTCCCACAGTGGCCGTCATCAGGGTTCCGAAGGCTGGAGGATGCCCGTCACTGGGTGAATCAATTTATCCGCTGGTATAACGAAGAGCATCGTCACAGTGGAATACGCTATGTGACGCCGGCAGAACGACATCGTGGTGAAGACAGAGCTCTGCTGACCCAGCGGGATGAACTGTATAGTCAGGCACAGAAAGCGCATCCTGAGCGCTGGTCAGGGAAGACAAGAAACTGGCAGCCGGAAGGCCCGGTAACGTTGAATCCGGAACGGGAAAAACAGGCGGCTTAA
- a CDS encoding retron St85 family RNA-directed DNA polymerase produces MLIEHLSENLILTKQFILNLADSSSDCYNKFSVPKKNGGTRVIYQPNKELKLLQRVLHDDFLTKMPVHNACTAYRNGSTVKLNAELHKDNKYLLRLDFVNFFKSITHNDIFLYLQENKLSSTWIDDDTELFLKLVCYKGRLTMGAVTSPMLSNLVCEKLDRAIEGICNHDALTYSRYADDIYLSTNTPNILNQVPKKVIAVLRNLEYPKNLIINTSKTLHSSQKRRMLVTGLTITNQGNISIGRDKKREIRSLIHKWETLPTDKRKYLQGYLSYCASVEPLFINSLCEKYSAKIIRKIQSYKF; encoded by the coding sequence ATGCTGATTGAACATCTTTCGGAAAACTTGATATTAACAAAGCAGTTCATACTTAATCTTGCAGATAGTTCTAGCGATTGCTATAACAAATTCAGTGTTCCTAAAAAAAACGGCGGTACAAGGGTAATCTATCAACCAAATAAAGAGTTAAAGTTACTTCAAAGAGTATTGCATGACGATTTTCTAACAAAAATGCCTGTTCACAATGCCTGTACTGCTTATCGAAATGGGTCAACAGTAAAATTAAATGCAGAATTGCATAAAGATAATAAATATTTACTTAGATTGGATTTTGTTAATTTTTTCAAATCTATTACACACAATGACATATTCCTTTATTTACAAGAAAATAAATTATCTTCTACTTGGATAGATGACGACACGGAACTTTTTTTGAAGCTAGTTTGTTATAAAGGACGATTGACTATGGGAGCTGTAACATCTCCTATGCTTTCTAATTTAGTATGTGAAAAACTCGATAGAGCAATAGAAGGAATATGTAATCATGATGCTTTAACGTATAGCAGGTATGCAGATGACATTTACCTTTCAACGAATACCCCAAACATATTAAACCAAGTGCCCAAAAAAGTTATAGCTGTCTTAAGAAACTTAGAATACCCAAAAAACTTAATCATAAACACATCTAAAACCTTACATTCATCTCAAAAGAGAAGAATGTTGGTAACGGGTCTAACTATAACTAATCAAGGAAACATATCAATCGGCAGAGATAAAAAGAGAGAGATTCGTAGTTTAATACATAAATGGGAGACGTTGCCAACCGATAAAAGAAAATATCTTCAAGGATATTTATCATACTGCGCAAGCGTTGAGCCTTTATTCATAAACTCACTTTGTGAAAAATATAGTGCAAAAATAATTAGAAAAATTCAATCATATAAATTCTAA
- a CDS encoding type II toxin-antitoxin system RelE/ParE family toxin: protein MEIKWLRKAAANLEAEYLYIAQDDPQAASQFVDEVQRLTELLPQQPAIGRPGRVPGTRELVLTHYPYIIPYRVKDNMFQILRVFHTHRRLPSKW from the coding sequence ATGGAAATTAAATGGCTGCGTAAAGCTGCGGCCAATTTAGAAGCCGAATACCTCTATATCGCGCAAGACGATCCACAGGCTGCCAGCCAGTTCGTAGATGAAGTCCAAAGATTAACGGAATTACTACCGCAACAGCCAGCAATAGGAAGGCCAGGCCGTGTGCCAGGAACGCGTGAGCTGGTGTTAACGCATTATCCCTACATCATCCCCTACCGTGTGAAAGATAATATGTTCCAGATTCTGCGCGTCTTTCATACGCACAGACGTTTACCATCAAAATGGTGA
- a CDS encoding helix-turn-helix domain-containing protein: MIEQDWHPADIIAGLRKRGTTLAEVSREAGLASSTLANALTRHWPKGERLIAEALHRRPEEIWPSRYNNGQHRKYRNGISD; the protein is encoded by the coding sequence ATGATTGAACAAGACTGGCATCCGGCAGATATCATCGCTGGTTTAAGAAAAAGAGGTACAACGCTGGCAGAGGTTTCCAGAGAGGCGGGACTCGCATCGTCCACACTGGCAAACGCACTAACACGACATTGGCCTAAAGGAGAACGCTTAATTGCCGAAGCCTTGCATAGACGTCCTGAAGAGATCTGGCCTTCGCGGTATAACAATGGGCAGCACAGGAAATACAGAAATGGAATTTCAGATTAG
- a CDS encoding DUF1493 family protein, with product MDVFLMNKRDIENEIIQYLMERYPIRKNWFKSGIRQVTKDWTLQDDYQFLPEDAHDFLLDVFGHFNIEHSNFDGRNYFEYEYPIWQKKPLSKALKPLTVGMIIESAKAGKWLYPGGN from the coding sequence GAGATATCGAAAATGAGATTATTCAATATCTCATGGAACGTTACCCGATTAGGAAAAATTGGTTTAAATCCGGAATTAGACAAGTCACTAAAGACTGGACGTTACAGGATGATTATCAGTTTCTACCAGAGGATGCTCACGATTTCCTTCTTGATGTATTCGGACATTTTAATATTGAGCATTCAAACTTTGATGGAAGAAATTATTTTGAATATGAGTATCCAATCTGGCAAAAGAAACCACTATCGAAAGCGTTAAAACCGCTCACTGTCGGGATGATTATTGAGTCAGCTAAAGCAGGGAAATGGTTATACCCTGGGGGAAATTGA
- a CDS encoding CopG family ribbon-helix-helix protein, translating to MGVMSVRLNDETTAQLDALAKATGRTRSFLAGQAIEDYLAREAWQIAEIEQAIKEADAGDFVSSDEINNLFKKLGTARHGN from the coding sequence ATGGGCGTCATGTCCGTTCGCTTAAATGATGAAACAACCGCGCAACTTGATGCGCTGGCTAAAGCTACAGGGCGTACCCGCTCTTTTCTGGCTGGACAAGCCATTGAAGATTATCTTGCGCGGGAAGCCTGGCAGATAGCAGAGATTGAGCAGGCCATTAAAGAAGCCGATGCGGGCGATTTTGTCTCATCAGATGAGATAAACAATCTATTTAAAAAGCTAGGAACGGCAAGACATGGAAATTAA